From Arctopsyche grandis isolate Sample6627 chromosome 12, ASM5162203v2, whole genome shotgun sequence, one genomic window encodes:
- the LOC143920095 gene encoding uncharacterized protein C15orf61: protein MYYSNFLKSIPFMIQRNFSTIKKPTSSQVLTSYIKQCNEPPWTSYFVKYSSVKDDQFGLANFNWEVGNSNYHILRTGCYPYIKYHCSKKIPSDLTLSNTLMRIIKIVNLGIPCLLYGLAAIALIRHEEPVTTPCGVITIYFLLPEDKGSSY from the exons atGTATTATTCGAACTTCTTAAAATCTATACCGTTTATGATACAACGAAATTTCTCCACAATTAAAAAACCGACGTCTTCACAAGTGTTAACTTCATACATAAAACAATGTAACGAACCTCCATGGACATCGTATTTTGtcaag TATTCCAGTGTCAAAGACGATCAATTCGGTCTTGCAAATTTTAATTGGGAAGTCGGTAATAGCAATTATCATATACTTAGAACTGGTTGCTATCCATACATCAAATACCATTGTTCGAAAAAGATACCCAGCGATCTTACACTATCGAATACTCTAATGAGgattataaaaattgttaatttag GAATACCTTGCTTGCTTTATGGACTAGCAGCAATAGCATTAATAAGACACGAAGAACCCGTAACTACGCCTTGTGGAGttattactatatattttttacttcctGAAGATAAAGGCTCGagttattaa
- the LOC143919544 gene encoding RNA-binding protein 45 yields the protein MSENRRGDADSSDYPPFSRLFIICSRHHTENDFRDSFSKFGTIEDIWFVKDRMSGEKKGILYLQFARTSEAAKALESMNGKNVGNSPRPVKVMVASSKCEGPVRDNTIGEKYVRLFVMTPKAMDDTELHDEFSKFGKVDSATVIRDRDTRESKGYGYVKFKYFSEAAKAFENADKKYKAIFAEPKKNKTAYDSGFENYSRYPSTQSPNPLIPYSGPSNEDYTKLNVVCNPMLQQHQLWKLFDIIPGLELCQYKYDERRPSGLVQVAYTSHLSAKYAKEKLHAFEYPPGSKLIVKPDYDNNRPYGGNLSPNDYCANIANNLKAGMPPGVQDSVVQLAETIAHATSLIQAAAAGTLTSKTEICNVKLPPAQPIASIDSPVAQRCFLVCQPHPPPISVLRDVFSRFGDLIDVYTLPHKNVGFVKYASVRSAQEARKTLHGAEICGIRVKVLEAEERVHSGNGDLELSQNNNPEDYDDRRKRLKMDDVNQ from the coding sequence ATGTCTGAAAATCGTCGTGGCGATGCTGATTCGAGTGACTACCCACCTTTCTCCAGACTGTTCATCATATGCAGCAGACATCACACAGAGAATGATTTCCGAGATAGTTTTTCAAAATTCGGAACAATCGAAGATATTTGGTTCGTTAAAGACCGTATGTCGGGTGAAAAGAAAGGCATTCTATACCTGCAATTCGCAAGAACTTCCGAAGCGGCAAAAGCGCTCGAGTCGATGAACGGTAAGAACGTTGGAAACTCTCCGAGGCCCGTCAAAGTCATGGTAGCTTCTAGTAAATGCGAAGGACCCGTTCGAGATAACACTATCGGAGAGAAATATGTAAGACTATTCGTTATGACTCCGAAGGCTATGGATGACACAGAACTACACGACGAATTTAGCAAGTTCGGTAAAGTTGATTCGGCGACAGTGATCAGAGATAGAGACACGAGAGAAAGTAAAGGCTACGGTTatgtaaaattcaaatatttttccgaGGCGGCAAAAGCTTTCGAGAACGCCGATAAAAAGTACAAAGCAATATTCGCCGAACCGAAGAAAAACAAAACGGCTTACGATTCAGGCTTTGAGAATTATTCCAGATATCCGTCGACTCAATCGCCGAATCCTCTCATACCATATTCGGGACCGAGCAATGAGGATTATACTAAATTGAACGTAGTGTGTAATCCAATGTTACAACAACATCAACTATGGAAGCTATTCGACATAATACCCGGACTTGAATTATGTCAATACAAATACGACGAAAGACGACCTTCGGGTTTGGTACAAGTGGCATACACTAGTCACCTATCAGCCAAGTATGCAAAAGAAAAGCTGCATGCCTTCGAATACCCACCCGGTTCAAAGCTAATCGTGAAACCGGACTACGATAATAACCGACCATACGGTGGAAATCTATCTCCGAACGATTACTGCGCCAACATTGCTAATAATTTAAAAGCCGGAATGCCACCTGGAGTTCAAGACTCAGTCGTCCAGCTCGCCGAAACGATCGCACACGCTACGAGTCTAATCCAAGCGGCTGCTGCTGGAACTTTAACTAGTAAGACTGAAATCTGTAATGTGAAACTTCCACCAGCTCAACCGATAGCGAGTATCGACTCCCCGGTCGCTCAAAGATGCTTCCTGGTCTGTCAGCCACATCCTCCACCCATAAGTGTACTACGCGATGTTTTCTCAAGGTTCGGAGACTTGATAGACGTTTATACATTGCCTCATAAAAATGTGGGCTTCGTCAAATACGCATCGGTGCGTTCGGCTCAAGAAGCTCGCAAGACTCTGCATGGTGCGGAAATATGCGGGATAAGGGTGAAAGTACTAGAGGCTGAAGAACGTGTGCATTCCGGCAACGGAGACCTGGAATTGTCTCAAAATAACAATCCCGAAGATTACGACGATCGGCGAAAACGTTTGAAAATGGACGATGTTAATCAATGA